The Fictibacillus arsenicus genome contains a region encoding:
- a CDS encoding GerAB/ArcD/ProY family transporter gives MHAGKISYWQMAVLFQVYITGSALINIQGPLLAAAQNAAWISILLANLAGFIILYLVLSLHNQYPNECYVNQVRFTLGNVWAYVFILPLILVILYITANIVYGMGQYFTTSMMRETPLFIFHLLILLTAGLTAKAGIEVMARMFHLMMYILLFIVVIMLILPFNVYEFSNLLPLAPLGFKPILNGMYIGFGFPYMDILFFAMILYLVKPKQGQTINKWLYLGLFINGIILSLTIICSILALGSLVFLKKFPLHVLAQLISIGEIIERIEAIFGIALILGSYMKIALLLFILDQALSTLLKVKPLNFIFIIACIVLFLSLTMYKNEIELGESGSVMQSAVTFFFGFLPLLIVAIIAKVKNRNRKQTA, from the coding sequence ATGCACGCAGGTAAAATTAGTTATTGGCAGATGGCCGTTTTGTTTCAAGTTTATATAACAGGATCGGCCCTCATTAACATTCAAGGGCCTCTGCTTGCAGCTGCACAAAATGCCGCATGGATTTCTATTCTTTTAGCTAACTTAGCTGGCTTTATCATTTTATATCTTGTGCTCAGTCTGCATAATCAATATCCAAATGAATGCTACGTGAACCAGGTCAGATTCACGCTTGGAAACGTATGGGCATATGTATTTATCCTGCCTCTTATTTTAGTAATCTTATATATAACAGCTAACATCGTATATGGAATGGGACAGTACTTTACAACCTCAATGATGAGAGAAACACCTCTCTTTATCTTTCATTTGCTCATTTTATTAACAGCGGGACTGACAGCCAAAGCAGGAATAGAAGTAATGGCTCGCATGTTTCATCTGATGATGTACATATTGCTTTTCATCGTAGTAATTATGCTTATCTTGCCATTTAACGTTTATGAATTTAGCAACTTACTGCCTCTGGCGCCTTTAGGATTTAAACCCATCCTAAACGGGATGTACATAGGTTTCGGGTTCCCTTACATGGATATCCTGTTCTTTGCGATGATTTTGTATCTCGTGAAGCCGAAACAGGGACAGACCATTAATAAGTGGCTATATCTAGGTTTATTCATAAACGGGATTATTTTATCGCTAACCATCATTTGTTCGATACTTGCTCTAGGTTCGTTGGTGTTTTTGAAAAAATTTCCATTACATGTTCTTGCTCAATTAATTAGTATAGGTGAGATTATCGAAAGGATTGAAGCAATATTTGGCATAGCTTTAATCCTAGGTTCCTATATGAAGATTGCACTGCTTCTATTTATTCTGGATCAAGCATTATCTACCCTTCTTAAAGTAAAACCTTTGAACTTTATTTTTATCATAGCGTGCATTGTCTTATTTCTCTCTCTTACGATGTATAAAAATGAAATTGAACTTGGAGAGTCAGGATCTGTTATGCAGTCTGCCGTAACCTTTTTCTTTGGCTTCCTCCCTCTGTTAATAGTAGCGATTATTGCCAAAGTGAAGAATAGAAACAGGAAACAAACGGCTTGA
- a CDS encoding Ger(x)C family spore germination protein — protein MKKLIKFIVASSLLFLSGCWDHSELTEYLFVQSLAIDQNKDGTIRLTTQFYKPAPKIGSAGSGGGESFFNLETEAKTVFEAIRDVTIHTGRKANWGHVRFIVISERIAKQHSVGEVLDFFYRDHEPRLLTGVGITKGTAADFLNEKPHVENTVSEQLNETTKTGSKFSAKTYPANLFTLGKQLHNEVDTAYAPFLKKEEEKVNSIYVDGLTVLQNGKIKTILSNKESKSLLFTLNEFQFGIIEVECNGQRPEETFEVTEAYTKTSLSIKGEEIHYTIEPKIQASIGELECTNLETAPQLEKLNERIENQINSNITKLLKKSQKKNLDVIGLGNKIYKSEPQFWAEIQKEKVPYFKKTVFHVKANVNVINTGTDISKPFHQK, from the coding sequence ATGAAAAAGTTAATAAAATTCATCGTTGCCTCTTCCCTCCTTTTTTTATCAGGATGCTGGGACCACTCAGAGTTAACGGAATATCTGTTTGTTCAGTCCCTAGCCATTGATCAAAATAAAGATGGAACAATTAGATTGACCACTCAATTTTATAAACCTGCCCCAAAAATCGGTTCTGCCGGGAGCGGTGGTGGTGAATCGTTTTTCAATCTGGAAACAGAGGCAAAGACAGTATTCGAAGCTATTCGAGACGTTACCATTCATACGGGAAGAAAAGCAAACTGGGGACATGTTCGATTCATCGTGATCAGTGAACGTATTGCAAAACAGCATAGTGTCGGTGAAGTACTTGATTTCTTTTACCGTGATCATGAGCCAAGGCTGTTAACAGGAGTTGGTATTACAAAAGGAACTGCTGCTGATTTTTTAAACGAAAAGCCCCATGTTGAGAACACGGTGAGTGAGCAGCTGAATGAAACAACAAAAACAGGGAGCAAGTTCAGCGCAAAAACGTACCCCGCAAACTTATTTACGCTGGGAAAACAGCTGCACAATGAAGTGGATACTGCCTACGCACCTTTCCTAAAAAAAGAAGAAGAAAAAGTGAACAGTATTTATGTGGATGGACTGACGGTTCTTCAAAATGGAAAAATAAAAACCATTTTATCAAATAAAGAATCAAAATCCCTTCTTTTCACTTTAAATGAGTTTCAATTTGGAATCATTGAAGTAGAATGCAATGGTCAAAGACCTGAAGAAACGTTTGAGGTAACTGAGGCGTATACAAAAACATCCCTCTCGATCAAAGGGGAAGAGATTCATTATACGATCGAGCCGAAAATCCAAGCGAGTATTGGAGAATTGGAATGTACAAATCTTGAAACAGCTCCTCAGCTTGAAAAGCTTAATGAAAGAATTGAGAATCAGATCAACAGTAACATTACAAAATTACTAAAGAAATCTCAAAAGAAAAATCTAGATGTTATAGGATTAGGAAACAAGATTTATAAAAGTGAGCCTCAATTTTGGGCGGAAATTCAAAAAGAAAAAGTACCGTATTTCAAAAAGACCGTTTTTCACGTAAAAGCGAATGTAAATGTTATTAACACTGGTACCGATATAAGTAAGCCATTCCATCAAAAATAG
- a CDS encoding LysR family transcriptional regulator, translating to MDTNQLLAFEHVVRHGSFSKAARMMDISQPTISIRIKNLEEEVGGELFKRGGNKLELSELGRTFLPFAQQAIETINKGIEQAKLAKEGRGGKIAIGTLPTLAAHYFSSALATLHKTHPHIGIVVHTGHNQELLEMLYEGYVKLCIMTYPFFNTELKSLLHIREPLVLVTHPDHPLANRGEIEISDLRKTADPFLLVDWSVETKRVQRDMIGSDSDFEVPPQTAYDLLKSGMGVALLTETMVSQDIKQGTLVSLSVKGFPKLYRESALVQLKREKEIPSPLRTFISVFSDEIEKEKSCELKSFTF from the coding sequence ATGGATACAAATCAATTATTAGCTTTTGAACATGTTGTTCGCCACGGCAGTTTCAGTAAAGCTGCTAGAATGATGGATATTTCTCAGCCGACAATCAGTATACGTATTAAGAACTTAGAGGAGGAAGTGGGAGGTGAACTTTTCAAAAGGGGAGGAAACAAGCTGGAGTTGTCGGAATTAGGAAGAACATTTCTCCCTTTTGCGCAGCAAGCCATTGAAACAATAAACAAAGGGATCGAGCAAGCCAAGCTTGCTAAAGAAGGAAGAGGAGGGAAAATAGCAATTGGAACATTGCCGACACTTGCTGCTCATTATTTTTCCTCTGCACTGGCTACATTGCATAAAACGCATCCTCACATAGGAATTGTCGTACATACAGGTCATAATCAGGAGCTGTTAGAAATGCTGTACGAAGGCTATGTAAAACTGTGTATCATGACATATCCTTTCTTTAATACTGAGTTGAAGAGTTTACTGCACATTAGAGAACCATTAGTCTTAGTAACTCACCCTGACCATCCTTTAGCAAATAGAGGTGAAATTGAGATAAGTGATTTAAGAAAAACGGCAGATCCTTTTTTATTAGTAGACTGGAGTGTTGAAACAAAAAGAGTTCAAAGAGATATGATAGGAAGCGATAGTGATTTTGAAGTGCCGCCGCAAACAGCTTATGATCTGCTTAAGAGCGGGATGGGAGTCGCTCTTTTGACAGAAACAATGGTCTCTCAAGATATTAAGCAAGGCACTCTTGTTTCATTGTCTGTAAAGGGATTTCCTAAACTATATAGGGAGAGTGCCTTGGTACAGTTGAAAAGAGAAAAGGAGATTCCCTCGCCGTTAAGAACTTTTATTAGCGTATTTAGTGATGAAATCGAAAAGGAAAAATCCTGTGAGTTAAAGTCGTTTACGTTCTGA
- a CDS encoding YhbD family protein → MENLISKKDLLEAANISYGQLYRWKRKNLIPENWFIRKSTFTGQETFFPKEDILQRVEKIKNLKDDLSLDELADMFSPSPTITSLSAEELTKRNIVSYTALEMYNNHNGTTSTFSFDQLLTLYLLDTLLQTGEMNRSEGMELLHILQQHSNEIKGKESELIFIRKMGVSFFILTPEPAKLFVESQTKIIAHYKLNQCIEELKLKIS, encoded by the coding sequence ATGGAAAATTTAATCTCAAAGAAAGATCTTCTAGAAGCTGCAAATATTTCGTATGGTCAGTTATATCGCTGGAAACGAAAAAATCTGATTCCTGAAAACTGGTTTATACGCAAATCAACCTTTACAGGCCAAGAGACATTCTTTCCAAAAGAAGATATCCTGCAGCGAGTTGAAAAAATTAAGAATTTAAAAGATGATTTGTCGCTAGATGAACTTGCTGATATGTTCTCCCCATCCCCAACTATTACTTCCTTATCAGCAGAGGAATTAACAAAACGTAACATTGTTTCTTATACTGCTTTAGAAATGTATAACAACCACAATGGCACCACTTCTACTTTCTCGTTTGATCAATTACTAACCTTATACTTACTAGATACCCTGCTTCAAACTGGAGAAATGAACCGCTCAGAAGGAATGGAACTTCTTCACATCCTTCAGCAACATTCGAATGAAATAAAAGGCAAGGAAAGCGAACTTATTTTTATTCGAAAAATGGGTGTATCTTTCTTTATCCTCACACCTGAACCAGCTAAGCTGTTCGTAGAATCTCAAACAAAAATTATTGCCCATTACAAACTGAATCAATGCATTGAAGAGTTAAAATTAAAGATTTCGTAA
- a CDS encoding YwaF family protein — translation MKEWFSEGESGFIMFGAEHIISLLIIVFIVIFMYLFRSRIKEMHSIKYIFLLSLALSEVSYQCWALYNGIWTVKLYLPLQLCSLNILLCMLLLLTENKKLFAFVYLFGFTGALQGLLTPELYQQPWHFRFIQYFFAHGLIVWTAMYYAIVKSFKITWGRFFKSFLWLNFYAVSVYGINILLNTNYMFLMSKPGKASLMDFLGPYPWYILGLELIAFFMCLLVLIPVLDKSSEPINKDRSPIGA, via the coding sequence ATGAAGGAATGGTTTAGTGAAGGGGAGTCAGGGTTTATTATGTTCGGTGCTGAACATATTATCAGCCTGCTAATAATCGTATTTATCGTAATATTCATGTACCTCTTTCGCTCTCGTATAAAAGAAATGCATTCAATAAAATACATATTCTTGTTGAGTCTTGCTTTATCCGAAGTGAGCTACCAGTGCTGGGCATTATATAATGGGATTTGGACAGTGAAGTTGTATCTGCCGCTTCAGCTGTGCAGTTTAAATATCCTGTTATGCATGCTCTTGCTGTTAACAGAGAATAAGAAGCTTTTTGCTTTTGTGTATCTGTTTGGCTTTACAGGTGCATTACAAGGGTTGCTTACTCCAGAACTCTATCAGCAGCCATGGCACTTTCGTTTTATCCAATATTTTTTCGCACATGGTCTCATCGTTTGGACTGCTATGTATTATGCGATCGTAAAGTCTTTTAAAATAACGTGGGGAAGATTTTTTAAGTCGTTCCTATGGCTCAATTTCTATGCCGTAAGTGTCTACGGCATTAATATTTTGCTGAATACGAATTATATGTTTCTAATGAGCAAGCCTGGAAAAGCTTCGCTGATGGACTTCCTTGGTCCGTATCCATGGTACATTCTTGGTTTAGAACTGATTGCGTTTTTCATGTGTTTACTTGTATTGATTCCTGTACTGGATAAATCCTCTGAACCAATTAATAAAGACCGCTCGCCGATTGGTGCGTAG
- a CDS encoding polymer-forming cytoskeletal protein, translating to MEKTKQRNISISGSGTAAGGEYDQVKVNGSAHINSDIQCEVFKCNGSAHIEGNIKTGTAKVNGSSHIEGNMEAEEMTINGSTDIDGNLTCSKVKIQGSSNIKGDLKGKEIIVRGSASIKGNVSGDEVDVKGQVKIGGDCEAESFNARGNFKINGLLNAGNIDIELLRLCEAKEIGGENINVKRNIDSSGFKKLIKFFIGQQTDQLTAEVIEGDHVSLEYTHAKVVRGNTIEIGPGCVIDRIEYKQSLELDENAKVGTQEKI from the coding sequence ATGGAAAAGACAAAACAAAGAAACATAAGCATTTCAGGTTCAGGAACAGCTGCTGGCGGTGAATATGATCAAGTGAAAGTTAATGGGTCAGCACATATAAACAGTGATATTCAGTGCGAAGTTTTCAAATGCAACGGCAGTGCACATATAGAAGGAAATATCAAAACGGGTACTGCCAAGGTCAATGGATCTTCCCATATTGAAGGAAACATGGAAGCTGAAGAAATGACCATCAATGGAAGCACTGATATTGACGGAAATTTAACTTGCAGCAAAGTGAAAATACAAGGCTCATCTAATATAAAAGGCGACCTGAAAGGAAAAGAAATCATCGTAAGAGGATCTGCTTCAATTAAAGGCAATGTTTCTGGTGATGAGGTAGATGTTAAGGGACAAGTAAAAATTGGTGGTGACTGCGAGGCAGAATCTTTTAATGCTCGTGGCAATTTTAAAATCAATGGTCTCCTGAATGCCGGAAACATCGACATTGAGCTCCTGCGCCTTTGTGAAGCAAAAGAAATCGGCGGTGAAAATATTAACGTAAAAAGGAACATTGATTCTTCGGGTTTCAAAAAGCTCATTAAATTCTTTATCGGTCAGCAAACAGATCAGCTAACTGCAGAAGTGATCGAAGGTGATCATGTGTCCCTTGAATACACACATGCAAAAGTAGTTAGAGGTAACACGATAGAGATCGGCCCTGGATGTGTCATTGATCGCATCGAATATAAACAAAGTCTTGAGCTGGACGAAAACGCTAAGGTAGGAACACAAGAGAAAATCTAA
- the sugE gene encoding quaternary ammonium compound efflux SMR transporter SugE produces MAWVYLFIAGIFEIVWAIGLKYTNGFTRLWPSIVTVIGMIISFYFLSQATKVLPIGTAYTIWTGIGAAGAVILGIVLFGEPKTVLRFVFLAFVITGIIGLKVTAGSQ; encoded by the coding sequence ATGGCATGGGTGTACTTGTTCATTGCAGGTATCTTTGAAATCGTTTGGGCGATAGGGCTTAAATATACGAATGGATTCACTAGATTGTGGCCGTCGATTGTAACCGTAATCGGAATGATCATCAGTTTTTATTTTTTGTCACAAGCTACAAAAGTTCTGCCGATCGGGACGGCTTATACGATTTGGACGGGGATAGGCGCAGCTGGAGCGGTTATTTTAGGAATTGTCCTATTCGGTGAGCCGAAGACCGTGCTTCGTTTTGTATTTTTAGCATTTGTAATTACGGGAATTATTGGTTTGAAGGTTACTGCGGGTAGTCAATAA
- a CDS encoding spore germination protein, translated as MDTTKIEIPIYKNLPDNEEYIRNLYKNCDDIKIRNFQFGRNYKQEALVVHCDSLIQEEKSNLLHTIIKDMPDFEAALSLSVTVEQIKNFFENKGIASRPVMLLKNYNELNANIVNGHIVLLFDKWNQAISIDASSVEKRSVAEPQNEVVVVGPREGTIENLQKNLGLIRSRLKTPDLKFCFKQTQNKSNTKFVYGYLDGTVNFQMLEEFERRINKITTEEILETTYIAELIEESTITPFPQYRFTERPDVAAASLLEGKIVILMEGTGTIVICPGLFNEFFQSASDYYQRSIFSSIIRLVRFIGFVLSLALPSIYIALTTFHQELIPTVLLIALLDTREGIPFPALVEALIMLFFFELLQEAGIRLPKPIGSTVSIVGALIIGEASINAGLTSPIMIVVIGLTGIASFSIPYYDFGFAARLLRIPLMFLAAMMGGFGLFLGFILIFLHLSKLKVLTEPYLGTFTLNSTSLLKDGFFRVSLKKLLRNRNTGKEL; from the coding sequence TTGGATACAACTAAAATTGAAATCCCTATTTATAAAAACCTTCCAGACAATGAAGAGTATATTCGCAATCTTTATAAAAACTGTGATGATATTAAAATTCGAAATTTCCAATTCGGAAGAAACTATAAACAAGAAGCTCTTGTTGTACACTGTGACTCTCTTATTCAGGAAGAAAAATCAAACTTGCTTCACACAATCATTAAAGATATGCCAGACTTTGAAGCTGCGCTCTCACTTTCGGTTACTGTAGAGCAAATTAAGAACTTCTTTGAAAACAAAGGAATAGCTTCAAGGCCTGTCATGCTTTTGAAAAACTATAACGAATTAAACGCAAATATCGTGAATGGACATATCGTACTTCTGTTTGATAAATGGAACCAGGCGATAAGCATCGATGCTTCCTCTGTAGAAAAGAGAAGCGTAGCAGAGCCGCAAAATGAAGTTGTTGTTGTCGGTCCTCGTGAAGGGACGATTGAAAACTTGCAAAAAAACCTTGGGCTCATCCGCTCAAGGCTAAAAACTCCAGACTTAAAATTCTGTTTTAAACAAACACAAAACAAGTCGAACACAAAATTTGTTTATGGCTATTTGGATGGCACAGTTAATTTTCAAATGCTTGAGGAATTTGAACGGCGAATTAACAAGATAACGACAGAAGAAATTCTTGAAACAACCTATATTGCTGAATTAATCGAAGAGTCAACAATTACCCCTTTCCCTCAATACCGTTTTACGGAACGACCAGATGTCGCTGCTGCTTCTTTGTTGGAGGGGAAAATTGTCATCCTAATGGAAGGCACCGGAACTATTGTAATCTGTCCTGGCCTTTTTAATGAATTCTTTCAATCGGCATCTGATTATTATCAAAGATCTATTTTTTCATCTATTATCCGTCTCGTGAGATTTATAGGTTTTGTTCTGAGTTTAGCCTTGCCCAGCATTTATATCGCATTAACTACTTTTCATCAGGAGCTCATTCCGACCGTCCTGCTTATTGCCCTGCTGGACACACGGGAAGGCATCCCATTCCCTGCGCTTGTAGAGGCATTAATCATGCTCTTTTTTTTCGAACTCTTACAAGAAGCGGGAATCCGGCTGCCAAAACCTATTGGTTCTACCGTAAGTATCGTTGGCGCCTTAATTATCGGAGAAGCCTCTATTAATGCTGGTCTTACCTCACCTATCATGATCGTTGTCATCGGACTTACGGGGATTGCTTCTTTCTCAATTCCTTATTACGATTTCGGATTTGCAGCACGTTTATTACGAATACCATTGATGTTTCTTGCTGCCATGATGGGAGGGTTCGGACTTTTCTTGGGGTTTATTCTAATCTTCCTTCACCTATCAAAGCTAAAGGTATTAACAGAGCCTTACCTTGGAACTTTCACATTAAACAGCACGTCATTATTAAAAGATGGTTTCTTCCGGGTTTCTTTGAAGAAGTTGCTGAGAAACCGGAATACTGGAAAAGAATTATAA
- a CDS encoding winged helix-turn-helix transcriptional regulator has protein sequence MKKYNIPVEAALEVIGGKWKVVILCHLIKEKRRTGELKRLMPGITQKMLTQQLRELEEDGVILREVFNQVPPRVEYSLTEYGWSLKGILDALCAWGEQHIEKTYPDKESVLVKPVEIKQI, from the coding sequence ATGAAAAAATATAATATTCCTGTCGAAGCTGCACTCGAAGTGATCGGCGGCAAGTGGAAGGTGGTAATCTTATGCCACCTTATAAAAGAAAAGCGAAGAACTGGAGAACTAAAAAGATTGATGCCGGGTATTACACAAAAAATGCTGACGCAGCAGCTGCGGGAACTGGAAGAAGACGGCGTGATTCTGCGCGAAGTCTTTAATCAAGTTCCCCCGCGTGTTGAATATTCTTTAACAGAGTACGGATGGTCATTAAAAGGCATTCTGGATGCTCTTTGCGCTTGGGGGGAACAGCATATTGAGAAAACGTATCCTGACAAAGAAAGTGTATTGGTCAAACCTGTAGAGATTAAGCAAATATAA
- a CDS encoding MFS transporter: MNIAAVKVDSAKTKGGFPALLALAISAFGIGTTEFVPVGLLSSLANDLNISITLAGLLISGYAMGVAFGAPILTALTNKMNRKTLLMLLMIVFIAGNSIAALSTSFSLLLVARFITAFSHGVFFSIGATIAADLVPEHKRASAIAFMFTGLTVATVTGVPLGTFIGQTFGWRATFWAVALLGVAAIIASAILVPKNLKEAPPSSLKDQVKVIKNGRLLLAFSITALGYGGTFVAFTYLAPILEDVTGYAPKAVSFILLGYGIAVAIGNTIGGKAADKNPVKALFWMFVVQAIVLVILSYTAPYKIAGTITIFFLGLLAFMNVPGLQVYVVKLAERYVPSAVNVASAINIAAFNLGIAIGAFVGGVIVDSIGIIHTPWIGGVMVFGAVLLTAWSGQLEKRDK; this comes from the coding sequence ATGAATATAGCCGCAGTAAAAGTGGATTCCGCGAAAACAAAAGGCGGTTTTCCAGCATTATTAGCATTAGCGATTTCAGCATTTGGAATCGGAACAACAGAATTCGTGCCAGTAGGTTTATTATCATCATTAGCCAATGATCTAAATATATCCATCACATTAGCGGGATTATTAATATCTGGTTATGCAATGGGTGTTGCGTTCGGAGCTCCTATTCTTACAGCTTTAACGAATAAAATGAATAGAAAAACATTGCTTATGCTGCTCATGATTGTTTTTATAGCAGGGAACAGCATTGCAGCTCTTTCTACTAGTTTTAGTTTGCTGCTGGTAGCGCGTTTTATTACAGCTTTCTCTCATGGTGTTTTCTTTTCAATTGGGGCAACGATTGCCGCTGATTTAGTTCCCGAGCATAAGCGTGCGAGTGCAATAGCCTTTATGTTTACGGGATTAACCGTTGCAACAGTTACAGGAGTTCCTTTAGGTACATTTATTGGACAAACCTTCGGATGGAGAGCAACGTTTTGGGCAGTAGCGCTTCTAGGTGTAGCAGCTATTATCGCAAGTGCTATTCTAGTGCCAAAGAATTTAAAAGAAGCACCTCCTTCAAGTTTGAAGGACCAAGTGAAAGTCATTAAAAATGGCCGATTGCTGCTTGCTTTTTCTATAACAGCACTGGGTTACGGCGGAACTTTTGTCGCCTTCACTTATTTAGCACCGATTTTAGAAGATGTGACCGGGTATGCTCCAAAAGCAGTCAGTTTTATTTTATTGGGTTACGGAATAGCAGTTGCAATCGGTAATACCATTGGGGGTAAAGCTGCAGATAAAAATCCTGTAAAAGCTTTGTTCTGGATGTTTGTTGTCCAGGCGATTGTCCTTGTTATCTTATCGTATACTGCGCCATACAAGATAGCTGGAACAATTACGATCTTCTTCTTAGGATTGTTAGCTTTCATGAACGTTCCTGGTCTTCAGGTGTATGTGGTAAAACTAGCCGAAAGATATGTTCCTTCAGCTGTTAATGTAGCATCTGCAATTAATATCGCTGCATTTAACCTAGGTATTGCAATAGGAGCTTTTGTTGGAGGAGTCATTGTGGATTCAATAGGAATCATTCATACTCCATGGATTGGCGGAGTAATGGTGTTTGGTGCTGTTCTTTTAACAGCATGGAGCGGCCAGCTCGAAAAAAGAGATAAGTAA
- a CDS encoding MFS transporter — MGFHRVFKNSNLVILWVSQLFSAIGDHLYVVAITWIAIKELGASAAYVIGAGTFSALFFGILGGIYADRWNRHRTMIITDILRALFVGLLPFIEWYSTLTVWHLVIISVIVSGLGTFFNPSLQASLPSLCRDSELLQQTNALMDTTHRLARIFGPGLTGAFLGFLPLPHFFTLDAVTFILSAIALVIISKAFVQKSETKKMNYEQKSPLIDFKIAISLLKNHKVLLWASISLGMVNLCWGAVYMVGVPLFTEQILKESAGAFGLIGGAYGIGNLLSLFAAGTLKRSILFMYAGHLILGAGFIVIASTDSLSVALIGAVIAAFGSPMGDIMLLTMIQTDFPETHIGKIYSFRALIGGLGLAMGTFIASFTYKLASIPSNMIIFSMVIIAVGAIGILRVSWIRNQPLPIAAKFTK, encoded by the coding sequence TTGGGTTTTCATAGAGTCTTTAAGAATTCTAACTTAGTTATTTTATGGGTAAGCCAATTATTTTCAGCTATCGGTGATCATTTGTATGTGGTTGCAATAACGTGGATCGCAATAAAAGAATTAGGTGCATCAGCTGCATATGTAATTGGAGCGGGTACTTTCTCCGCTTTGTTTTTTGGTATTTTAGGCGGAATTTACGCAGACCGGTGGAACCGTCACAGAACAATGATTATAACGGATATCCTGCGTGCATTATTTGTTGGTCTGCTCCCTTTCATTGAGTGGTACTCAACACTTACCGTTTGGCATCTCGTAATAATCAGTGTAATTGTATCCGGATTAGGCACCTTCTTTAATCCTTCACTTCAGGCTAGCCTCCCATCTTTGTGCAGGGATTCAGAACTTCTTCAGCAAACAAATGCGTTGATGGATACGACGCATAGACTGGCTAGAATTTTCGGTCCTGGTTTAACGGGAGCCTTTCTTGGATTTCTGCCATTGCCTCATTTTTTCACTTTAGACGCTGTTACCTTTATCCTTTCAGCCATCGCTCTCGTTATCATTAGCAAAGCCTTTGTACAAAAAAGTGAAACCAAGAAAATGAATTATGAACAAAAATCTCCTTTGATTGATTTTAAGATAGCTATCTCTTTATTAAAAAATCATAAAGTTCTCCTGTGGGCATCAATAAGTCTTGGAATGGTGAATTTATGCTGGGGTGCTGTCTATATGGTAGGTGTTCCTCTTTTTACTGAGCAAATCTTAAAAGAAAGTGCAGGGGCATTTGGTCTCATTGGCGGAGCATATGGTATCGGAAATTTATTAAGCCTCTTTGCAGCCGGTACATTGAAAAGAAGCATTTTATTTATGTATGCCGGCCACCTCATTTTAGGCGCAGGGTTTATTGTGATTGCCTCAACAGATTCTCTTTCGGTTGCTTTAATTGGAGCGGTAATTGCAGCGTTTGGAAGTCCTATGGGAGACATTATGCTGTTAACAATGATTCAAACTGATTTCCCTGAAACCCATATCGGAAAAATCTACAGCTTTCGTGCCCTAATTGGCGGGCTAGGTCTCGCTATGGGTACTTTTATTGCAAGCTTCACCTATAAATTAGCGTCTATCCCTTCTAATATGATAATTTTTTCAATGGTGATTATTGCAGTCGGGGCTATCGGAATCTTGCGAGTATCCTGGATCAGAAATCAGCCACTTCCAATAGCAGCAAAGTTTACGAAATAA